One window of Acropora palmata chromosome 1, jaAcrPala1.3, whole genome shotgun sequence genomic DNA carries:
- the LOC141873999 gene encoding uncharacterized protein LOC141873999 gives MSASIASSPFLRKRSSHCPVIGEWTCYRRRDDLMVLLADIASIKDTNPLKDCFSSSLNAFLTLWNQVGYLLSSSEEDLAPKASYCKEHMRLLPYDDAVEFIARHLTREGKLFLKIFNPLSSNNSKATVQTVVVDPLTDEDGCNVEESSEEVNSDASGKSSTNDVDTKTTALRERRASKRGGSSLFDLEVDEGNPKKRKVVNSDFPSLDFHSVKFNDYCPDKDEAFLTFVKTFLEKKEMEKDRLLKQIAEEQKARNCMEEKMKELEVELKKQLDKEEEMRRTKDESIKALQDELQISNSKRKVLEDKLKGIKQFLQVDTDQVDQKIPETKQVEV, from the exons ATGAGTGCATCGATTGCCAGTTCTCCGTTTCTTCGAAAGAGATCGTCTCACTGTCCAGTCATTGGAGAATGGACATGCTATAGGCGACGAGACGATCTCATGGTTCTGCTTGCGGACATCGCTAGTATCAAAGACACAAACCCTCTTAAAGATTGCTTTTCGTCTTCACTGAACGCCTTTCTCACGTTGTGGAACCAGGTTGGCTATCTGTTATCGAGCAGTGAGGAGGATTTGGCCCCTAAAGCAAGTTACTGCAAGGAACACATGCGATTGTTGCCTTATGACGACGCTGTGGAATTTATTGCGCGGCATTTGACGCGAGAAGGAAAATTATtccttaaaatttttaacccattGTCTTCAAACAATAGCAAAGCAACGGTCCAAACAGTAGTTGTAGACCCATTAACCGATGAAGATGGTTGTAATGTAGAGGAATCCTCCGAAGAAGTCAACAGCGATGCTAGCGGAAAATCCTCCACGAATGATGTCGATACGAAGACAACTGCACTGCGGGAACGGCGTGCATCTAAGAGGGGAGGATCCTCGTTGTTTGATCTGGAGGTAGATGAAGGAAAcccaaagaaaaggaaagttgTTAACTCGG attTTCCCAGTTTAGATTTCCATTCAGTTAAATTTAATGACTATTGTCCAGACAAAGATGAAGCATTTTTGACCTTTGTGAAAACATTCTTGGAAAAGaaggaaatggaaaaag ACAGATTGTTAAAACAGATTGCAGAAGAACAGAAAGCAAGAAATTGCATGGAGGAAAAGATGAAGGAGCTGGAAG TTGAATTGAAGAAGCAGCTTGACAAAGAAGAGGAAATGAGACGAACCAAAGATGAATCAATCAAAGCCTTACAAG ATGAATTACAGATATCaaacagcaaaagaaaagttcTCGAAGATAAGTTAAAAG GTATCAAGCAGTTTCTTCAAGTGGATACAGATCAGGTCGATCAAAAAATCCCTGAAACCAAACAAGTCGAAGTTTGA